One part of the Arachidicoccus terrestris genome encodes these proteins:
- a CDS encoding right-handed parallel beta-helix repeat-containing protein translates to MKGILLLIAVYLLSNGIPVSGQSTLNPDGTHTYFIATDGNDSNNGSISSPFATLMRAHRNLVAGDTVFIRGGDYKIPAAVVPATTDKSGLYADINYFDKAGTANMNICIWGYKGERPVFDFSEVKPANQRVTAFFVTGDYYYFKNFEVTGVQVTILTHTQSECFRNEDGNYNRYENLSMHDGQAIGFYLTNGIGNIVRNCDAYNNCDVTSEGGAGGNVDGFGCHPSRESGMGNKFIGCRAWLNSDDGYDLINAYAAVTFDSCWAFYNGYSKDAAGNLVSRGDGNGFKSGGYGMPDVVTKYPHDSIPHHIVEHCLAYYNKSSGFYANHHLGGNYYLNNSAYRNGTNFNMVNRKSPEEDFDVPGYDHVLINNLSYAPRSTGADLRNLDKSLSTDENNSFTEPVILGADDDFNSLDAAQLELSRQSGGQLPEIDFLTLRTDKFIDKGQDLGFPYYGAAPDLGYHETTVPPVIIPTDPNLNPDGTHTYFVAPDGSDDDNGTISAPFATIMFANGKIVPGDTVFIRGGRYKVAADVVAATMDGGKYFDVNFFNQKGSPDHNFYIWGYKNERPVFDFSDVRPAGQGVNAFYVTGSYYYFRNIEVTGLHTALSGENKASGFRNNRGNHNIFENLSVHDGQVNGFYITQGIGNLLHNCDAFNNYVDGGAVDGFVCQPSSTGGKNNQIIGCRAWHNSDDGFDLSFAYTSVILDSCWAFENGYSENPDGSLTVRGDGNGFKTGGYGMQDIVTKYPDPIPQHVIEHCLAYNNKRAGFYANDHLGGNLYYNNTAYKNDINFDMVNRKSVNENIEVAGYGHVLKNNISYSPRTADAEIVNLDQTLSMDTCNSFSAPMIAVTDHDFNSLDATKLTSDRKTDGGLPEVEFLTLKTNKLVDKGVNVGLEYNGNAPDLGYAESSITPQSSTIYSSSFNGHILDGKAVLHWATANETGNKGFEIQRSPNGIPGWQTIAFVSGHDDTENRKGYSYRFIDNEPLNTLTYYRLVQIVLSGAPHYSDAISLTPSGKQAKEGVILYPNPVSRGTSTITLRTEKAIEGKALVSIYNASGRVVYQSPLNGGSREYKVKLPSLIPGIYYLKVGTHSKIVASAHFIVNKN, encoded by the coding sequence ATGAAAGGAATTTTACTATTGATCGCAGTTTATTTATTGTCCAATGGAATCCCTGTATCGGGACAATCCACATTGAATCCAGACGGAACGCACACCTATTTTATAGCGACAGACGGAAATGATAGTAATAATGGTTCAATTTCCAGCCCTTTTGCTACATTGATGCGCGCACATAGGAATCTTGTTGCCGGTGATACTGTTTTTATCCGGGGTGGTGATTATAAAATACCTGCAGCGGTAGTTCCTGCTACTACCGATAAAAGTGGCTTATATGCTGATATTAATTATTTTGATAAGGCTGGAACCGCCAACATGAATATCTGCATCTGGGGGTACAAAGGCGAACGGCCGGTCTTTGATTTTTCCGAAGTTAAACCAGCAAATCAGCGGGTTACAGCATTTTTCGTTACCGGTGATTATTATTATTTTAAGAATTTTGAGGTGACAGGAGTGCAGGTGACTATACTGACTCATACTCAATCTGAATGTTTTAGAAACGAGGATGGTAATTATAATAGATATGAAAACCTTTCCATGCATGACGGACAGGCTATTGGATTTTATCTTACCAATGGCATAGGTAATATTGTTCGGAATTGCGACGCTTATAACAACTGCGACGTTACCTCTGAAGGAGGCGCAGGAGGCAATGTAGACGGATTTGGCTGTCACCCTTCTCGGGAATCCGGTATGGGTAATAAATTTATAGGCTGCAGAGCCTGGCTTAACAGTGACGATGGCTACGATCTGATTAATGCCTATGCTGCCGTTACCTTTGACAGCTGTTGGGCTTTTTATAACGGCTATTCTAAAGACGCGGCAGGCAATCTGGTCTCAAGGGGGGATGGAAATGGTTTCAAATCCGGAGGATACGGTATGCCGGATGTTGTTACAAAATATCCACATGATTCTATCCCGCATCATATTGTTGAACATTGCCTTGCCTATTATAACAAGTCATCGGGCTTTTATGCCAACCATCATCTGGGCGGAAACTATTATTTGAATAATTCCGCTTACCGGAACGGAACTAATTTTAATATGGTGAATAGAAAATCTCCTGAGGAAGATTTCGATGTTCCAGGCTATGATCATGTCCTGATTAATAATCTTTCCTATGCTCCCAGAAGCACAGGTGCTGATTTAAGAAATCTTGATAAAAGTCTAAGTACGGATGAAAATAATTCATTTACAGAACCTGTTATTTTAGGTGCCGACGATGATTTTAATAGCCTTGACGCGGCGCAGTTGGAACTCTCCAGGCAGTCCGGAGGACAATTGCCAGAGATAGATTTTCTGACACTTAGGACAGATAAGTTTATTGACAAAGGGCAAGACCTGGGTTTTCCTTATTACGGGGCTGCACCCGACTTAGGATACCATGAGACAACTGTTCCTCCTGTCATTATACCCACGGATCCGAATTTAAATCCAGATGGCACACATACCTATTTCGTTGCACCCGACGGCAGCGATGATGATAACGGAACAATTTCAGCACCGTTTGCGACAATTATGTTTGCCAATGGTAAAATTGTGCCGGGCGATACAGTTTTTATCCGGGGTGGTAGATACAAGGTTGCTGCTGACGTGGTGGCTGCAACAATGGATGGAGGGAAATATTTTGACGTGAATTTTTTTAATCAAAAAGGCAGCCCTGATCATAACTTCTATATCTGGGGATATAAAAATGAGCGCCCCGTATTTGATTTTTCCGATGTCAGGCCAGCAGGTCAGGGGGTAAATGCCTTCTACGTCACGGGTAGCTATTATTACTTTAGAAATATCGAAGTAACAGGGCTTCACACAGCTCTGTCCGGGGAAAATAAAGCTTCCGGATTTCGTAACAACAGAGGTAACCATAACATTTTCGAAAACCTATCTGTTCATGATGGTCAGGTCAATGGCTTCTATATTACGCAAGGGATAGGCAATCTGCTCCATAATTGTGATGCCTTTAATAATTATGTTGACGGAGGAGCGGTAGATGGCTTTGTGTGCCAGCCGTCCAGTACAGGAGGTAAGAATAACCAGATTATCGGCTGCAGGGCATGGCACAACAGCGATGATGGGTTCGATCTCAGCTTCGCCTACACTTCTGTAATTCTTGATAGCTGTTGGGCGTTTGAAAACGGCTATTCAGAGAATCCGGACGGGTCGCTGACGGTTCGTGGAGACGGCAATGGTTTCAAAACAGGGGGATATGGCATGCAGGACATAGTTACCAAATACCCTGACCCAATACCACAGCATGTTATAGAGCACTGTTTAGCTTATAATAATAAACGCGCCGGTTTTTATGCCAATGATCATCTGGGGGGAAACCTCTATTACAATAATACGGCCTATAAGAACGATATCAATTTTGATATGGTAAACAGAAAATCTGTTAATGAAAATATTGAAGTTGCCGGTTATGGTCATGTATTAAAAAATAATATTTCTTATAGTCCGCGGACAGCAGATGCTGAGATCGTTAATCTGGATCAAACTTTGAGCATGGATACATGCAATTCTTTCTCTGCTCCAATGATAGCTGTTACCGACCATGACTTCAATAGTCTGGATGCGACAAAACTGACATCAGATAGAAAAACGGATGGTGGACTGCCCGAAGTTGAATTTCTAACTTTGAAAACCAATAAACTTGTCGATAAGGGGGTGAATGTCGGACTGGAATATAATGGCAATGCGCCGGATCTGGGGTATGCTGAGTCCTCTATAACTCCACAGTCATCAACTATTTATAGTTCCTCTTTTAATGGGCATATACTGGATGGAAAGGCTGTGCTTCATTGGGCAACCGCCAATGAAACCGGAAATAAAGGGTTCGAAATTCAAAGAAGCCCGAATGGAATCCCGGGCTGGCAGACAATAGCTTTTGTCAGCGGGCATGATGATACTGAAAACCGGAAAGGGTACTCCTATCGTTTTATTGACAATGAACCGCTTAACACGCTTACATATTATAGATTGGTTCAAATTGTGCTCAGCGGAGCGCCTCATTATAGCGATGCTATTTCTCTGACCCCGAGTGGCAAACAGGCGAAGGAAGGCGTCATTTTATATCCAAACCCAGTTTCAAGGGGAACAAGTACTATTACGTTGAGAACTGAAAAAGCTATAGAAGGAAAAGCCTTAGTATCAATCTATAATGCGAGCGGAAGAGTTGTTTATCAATCTCCATTGAATGGTGGGTCGCGTGAATATAAAGTCAAGCTTCCCAGCCTCATCCCCGGAATCTATTATCTGAAAGTAGGCACCCACAGTAAAATAGTAGCAAGCGCGCATTTTATTGTTAATAAAAATTAA
- a CDS encoding family 43 glycosylhydrolase: protein MKYTFLFIFILVFTFVSKIQAQKTQRPYRAIYSGVPWFDNRDSILSAHGANIIKDDDVYYLFGEVHSDTSNAFAGFNCYASTDLYNWAFKSAALRPQKTGKLGPNRVGERPKVMRCPATGKYVMYMHVDSLNYKDQFVGYATADKITGPYDFKGPLLFGGKPIRKWDMGTFQDTDGSGYILIHGGHIYKLSDDYTSVVAHVNKSMTSGFESPALFKKDNIYFFLGSNLTSWEKNDNYYFTAKSLSGPWTKQGLFAPKNTLTWNSQTTFVLQVNGSEDTAFIYMGDRWSYPKQASAATYVWQPMAVHGTKISIPELQQGWTVNLRTGQVGHLSPNNQRISNQSRRILYKGNWHQDTTGGMCSDQKGDSFQIQFTGTRIAWSGHSSRKGGYAKTVIHDKNGSILYSAIIDLYCLYPDKAIKFISPGMPKDTYHLTVTVLGVHPSWSDKRRSDYGSTGNFVSLDHLSVTP from the coding sequence ATGAAATATACTTTCCTTTTTATTTTTATCCTCGTGTTCACATTCGTATCAAAAATACAGGCACAAAAGACGCAACGGCCCTATCGTGCCATCTACTCGGGTGTCCCCTGGTTCGACAACAGGGATAGCATCCTCAGCGCACACGGCGCCAATATCATCAAAGACGACGACGTGTACTATCTTTTTGGCGAAGTACACTCAGATACCAGTAACGCATTTGCCGGGTTTAATTGTTACGCGTCAACTGACCTGTATAACTGGGCATTTAAATCGGCGGCACTAAGACCACAAAAAACCGGAAAATTAGGCCCTAACCGCGTCGGAGAACGCCCGAAAGTCATGAGGTGCCCTGCTACCGGAAAATATGTGATGTATATGCATGTCGATAGCCTGAACTATAAAGACCAATTTGTCGGCTACGCAACAGCAGACAAAATTACGGGGCCCTATGATTTTAAAGGTCCCCTGCTTTTTGGCGGGAAACCCATCAGAAAATGGGATATGGGTACCTTCCAGGATACAGACGGCAGCGGTTACATTTTGATACACGGTGGCCATATCTATAAATTGTCGGACGACTATACTTCTGTTGTCGCACATGTCAACAAATCGATGACCTCAGGCTTTGAGTCTCCTGCTTTATTTAAAAAAGACAACATCTACTTCTTTTTAGGTTCCAACCTCACCAGCTGGGAGAAAAACGATAACTATTACTTTACCGCAAAATCGTTGAGCGGCCCGTGGACAAAACAAGGCTTATTTGCACCGAAAAATACATTGACCTGGAACTCACAGACAACATTTGTCCTTCAGGTAAACGGCTCGGAAGATACGGCCTTTATTTATATGGGTGACCGGTGGTCTTATCCAAAACAGGCCTCTGCCGCCACCTATGTATGGCAGCCCATGGCTGTCCACGGAACCAAAATTTCAATCCCGGAGCTTCAACAAGGCTGGACGGTCAATCTACGTACGGGGCAGGTTGGCCATTTATCTCCAAATAATCAGCGCATTTCCAACCAAAGCCGGCGTATACTATACAAGGGTAACTGGCATCAAGACACAACCGGTGGAATGTGTTCTGACCAAAAAGGCGACAGTTTTCAGATTCAGTTTACAGGAACCCGGATCGCGTGGTCCGGACACTCATCCCGCAAAGGAGGTTATGCCAAAACTGTTATTCACGACAAAAACGGAAGCATTCTATATTCAGCTATTATCGACCTGTACTGCCTCTACCCAGACAAGGCGATTAAGTTCATCAGCCCCGGCATGCCAAAAGACACCTATCACCTCACAGTAACGGTGCTGGGCGTACATCCCAGTTGGTCGGACAAAAGGAGATCAGACTACGGAAGCACCGGAAATTTTGTTAGCCTGGACCATTTAAGTGTTACACCTTAG
- the rhaM gene encoding L-rhamnose mutarotase, with the protein MAKVATKMKLYKGFVAEYKKRHNPIWPELAALLKSYGISDYSIFLDDETDILFAILTADDPDKLEGLQTEEIMRKWWTYMKDLMETNDDHSPVSVPLVEMFYMP; encoded by the coding sequence ATGGCTAAAGTTGCGACAAAAATGAAGCTTTACAAAGGCTTCGTAGCGGAATATAAAAAACGTCATAATCCGATATGGCCGGAACTGGCGGCTCTGTTAAAATCATATGGCATCAGTGACTACTCCATATTTTTAGATGATGAGACAGATATACTTTTTGCGATTCTCACCGCTGATGACCCTGATAAATTGGAAGGGCTCCAAACCGAAGAGATTATGCGAAAATGGTGGACCTACATGAAGGATCTTATGGAAACAAACGATGACCATTCTCCCGTTAGCGTTCCACTTGTAGAAATGTTCTATATGCCCTAA
- a CDS encoding exo-beta-1,4-galactosidase codes for MNRILYCLLSFIFCSFTLISSEAQSVISIAGKWSFAIDPTDQGIIQKWFDNTLKDSVYLPGSMLENNKGDKVSLNTTWTASIYDSSWYFNPRMAKYRNQDIPMFPFWLTPKYHYTGAAWYQKEITIPDSWQNTQVKLFLERCHTETTVWLDNKRLGTRNSLVAPHEYDLSTIATPGRHILTIRIDNRLTTINVGKDSHSVTDQTQGNWNGIIGKMELRSNPMTAIEEVQVYPDIENHSATIHLSLSGNIDNAKSIVLSAKSYNSPKQDIVKSLTTKLIKIKSKDSILINYDLGKEVLLWSEFHPALYQLTVVLINKDGTRSEKQVSFGMRDFNVKGKQFEINGHKTFLRGTVENCDFPLTGYPPMDKKDWIRIFKICKSYGLNHMRFHSYCPPEAAFEAADLVGIYLQPEGPSWANHGTSLGDGKPVDQYIFDETDRMEKYYGNHPSYCMLAYGNEPRGGHQVEYLTKFIHYWEQKDSRRVYTGASVAMSWPIVPANQYMIKSGARGLSWNHQPESYSDYTDAIKKYNVPYIAHEMGQYCVFPDFREIGRYTGLYEARNFEMFRDILKDQGMGNEAGSFLMASGKLQALCYKNEIEKSFRTPLNGGFQLLALNDYSGQGTALVGVLNVFWKEKGYTDANIFSKFCNSTVPLLKTHSFVYTNDETFWGSAEIFHYTETDIKGADIYWNIADSLGRILQSGDFHKDIIAGTNTPVGDISFDLSTIHRAQRLVVTLGIKGTSYKNNWNIWVFPKDLPKLDISSIYYTTRLDSKAEQVLNAGGKVFLNVAGEVVKGKEIVQHFLPVFWNTSWFKMRPPHTTGFVLDPKNPAFRDFPTSYHSDLQWWQLVNRAQVMHLEDFPKNFRPLVQPIDTWFLSRRLASLFEAKVGKGKIIVSSLNIKGKEPSNNPAGQQLLYSLEKYMLSPAFNPKQQIGLQLIKDLITKPSKFTFDPFARDSPDELKPKADLTK; via the coding sequence ATGAACAGGATCCTTTATTGTCTTTTATCGTTTATTTTTTGTTCATTCACCCTCATTTCCTCAGAGGCTCAGTCAGTTATTTCCATTGCAGGCAAATGGTCATTTGCCATAGATCCAACCGATCAGGGTATTATTCAGAAATGGTTTGACAACACACTTAAGGATTCGGTATATCTACCAGGTTCCATGCTTGAAAACAACAAAGGCGACAAAGTATCCTTAAATACCACATGGACTGCCAGCATTTACGACAGTAGCTGGTATTTTAATCCACGAATGGCTAAATACAGAAACCAGGATATCCCTATGTTTCCTTTCTGGTTAACACCTAAATATCATTACACCGGTGCAGCCTGGTATCAAAAAGAGATTACCATCCCGGATTCTTGGCAAAACACACAAGTCAAATTATTTCTGGAAAGATGTCATACGGAAACCACCGTGTGGCTCGACAATAAACGTTTAGGCACCAGAAATAGTCTGGTCGCCCCACATGAGTACGACCTTTCAACAATAGCAACCCCTGGCAGACATATACTGACTATCCGTATCGACAACCGGCTTACAACCATTAATGTCGGTAAGGATTCCCACAGTGTCACCGACCAGACACAGGGGAACTGGAATGGCATTATTGGCAAAATGGAATTGCGATCAAACCCAATGACAGCCATCGAGGAGGTCCAGGTATATCCGGATATTGAAAATCACAGTGCCACGATTCATTTGTCTTTGTCGGGCAATATTGACAATGCAAAATCAATTGTGCTTTCAGCTAAAAGCTACAATAGCCCAAAACAGGACATTGTCAAGTCCTTAACCACAAAACTGATAAAAATTAAATCTAAGGACTCGATTCTTATTAATTATGACCTCGGCAAAGAGGTGCTGCTCTGGAGCGAATTTCACCCGGCGTTATATCAATTGACGGTCGTACTAATCAATAAAGACGGCACCCGATCCGAAAAACAGGTAAGCTTTGGAATGCGGGACTTTAATGTCAAAGGAAAGCAATTTGAAATAAACGGCCACAAGACTTTTTTGCGTGGAACGGTGGAAAACTGCGATTTTCCACTCACGGGCTATCCACCCATGGATAAAAAAGACTGGATCCGGATATTTAAAATCTGCAAAAGCTACGGATTAAATCATATGCGTTTTCATTCCTACTGCCCTCCGGAAGCAGCATTTGAAGCAGCCGATCTGGTAGGGATATATTTACAGCCAGAGGGGCCAAGCTGGGCCAACCACGGCACGTCGCTGGGAGACGGCAAGCCCGTGGATCAGTATATCTTCGATGAGACAGACAGGATGGAAAAATATTACGGTAACCACCCTTCCTATTGCATGTTGGCCTACGGCAACGAACCTCGGGGAGGCCATCAGGTTGAATATCTGACCAAGTTCATTCATTATTGGGAACAAAAAGACAGCAGGCGCGTATATACGGGTGCCTCTGTTGCTATGAGCTGGCCGATTGTTCCGGCCAATCAATACATGATTAAGTCCGGAGCCAGGGGGCTCTCGTGGAATCATCAGCCGGAGAGTTATTCCGATTATACCGATGCGATCAAGAAATACAATGTGCCTTATATTGCCCACGAAATGGGGCAATATTGCGTCTTTCCAGATTTCAGAGAAATCGGCCGGTATACCGGTCTCTATGAAGCCAGAAATTTTGAAATGTTCCGGGATATCCTAAAAGATCAGGGCATGGGCAATGAAGCGGGATCTTTTTTGATGGCTTCCGGTAAATTGCAGGCCTTATGTTATAAAAATGAGATAGAAAAATCCTTCCGCACACCGTTAAACGGCGGCTTCCAGTTACTGGCGCTTAATGATTATTCAGGCCAGGGAACAGCCCTGGTAGGCGTTTTAAATGTTTTTTGGAAAGAAAAGGGCTATACTGACGCAAACATATTTTCCAAGTTCTGCAACAGCACGGTACCGCTGCTTAAAACACATAGTTTTGTTTATACCAATGATGAGACCTTCTGGGGATCCGCAGAGATTTTCCATTATACCGAAACAGATATAAAGGGAGCGGATATTTATTGGAATATTGCCGATTCCTTAGGCAGGATCCTGCAATCGGGCGACTTTCACAAAGACATTATCGCGGGCACAAATACACCAGTCGGGGATATCAGTTTTGACCTTTCCACTATTCACCGGGCGCAACGGCTCGTTGTAACGCTGGGAATAAAAGGCACTTCCTATAAAAACAACTGGAACATATGGGTCTTTCCTAAAGATCTGCCCAAGCTGGATATAAGTTCCATTTACTACACGACCAGACTCGACAGCAAAGCTGAACAGGTATTGAATGCAGGGGGTAAAGTCTTTTTAAATGTTGCCGGTGAAGTCGTCAAAGGCAAAGAAATCGTACAACATTTCTTACCAGTCTTCTGGAACACCTCCTGGTTTAAGATGCGGCCACCGCATACAACCGGCTTTGTTTTGGATCCCAAAAATCCAGCATTCCGAGACTTTCCAACATCTTATCATAGTGACCTCCAGTGGTGGCAACTGGTAAACAGAGCTCAGGTGATGCATCTGGAAGATTTCCCGAAAAATTTCAGGCCATTGGTTCAGCCCATCGATACCTGGTTTTTAAGCAGAAGGCTGGCCAGCCTGTTTGAAGCAAAAGTGGGTAAAGGAAAAATAATAGTCAGCAGTTTAAACATTAAGGGAAAAGAGCCATCCAATAACCCGGCAGGTCAACAGCTTCTTTATAGTCTGGAAAAATATATGTTATCGCCGGCATTTAATCCCAAACAGCAAATAGGCCTACAATTAATAAAAGACTTAATAACAAAGCCGTCAAAATTCACGTTTGACCCGTTTGCGAGAGATAGCCCGGATGAACTCAAGCCGAAGGCAGATCTCACCAAATAA
- a CDS encoding glycoside hydrolase family 88/105 protein, producing MQRFSNFTRAAAGLLSLAMMAPGLTKAQATHDKQASSISNKSAIVKTLRVANNYFMDKWQDVGKIIYVPSKKKSWPSHIWTRAVYYEGLMAFHKIDPNPTYIKYAMDWGNAHHWSLRDGNTTRNADNQCAGQTYIDLAILKKDTALMSNIKATIGNMLATDKIDDWSWVDAIQMGMPVFAKLGKITGDQKYYDRMWQMYHYTRSELNKIGLFDTKTGLWWRDKDFMPPYKEPNGEDCYWSRGNGWVAAALVRVLNELPKNAPHYKDYLQDYIMMMHAILKYQDPKGYWNVSLADPTHFGGKELTGTALFTYAMAWGVNNGYLKKARYLKPISLAWQSLVSCVHPNGFLGYVQGTGKEPKDSQPVGYDHQPDFEDFGLGCLLLAGSELYKLN from the coding sequence ATGCAAAGGTTTTCAAACTTTACCAGGGCCGCAGCCGGTCTTCTTTCATTAGCTATGATGGCACCAGGGCTGACAAAGGCGCAGGCGACACATGATAAGCAGGCATCATCAATTTCAAACAAATCAGCCATTGTCAAAACATTACGGGTTGCCAATAATTATTTTATGGATAAGTGGCAGGACGTAGGTAAAATCATCTATGTTCCGTCTAAAAAGAAAAGCTGGCCCAGTCATATCTGGACAAGAGCAGTATATTACGAAGGGTTAATGGCCTTCCATAAAATCGATCCGAATCCAACATATATTAAATATGCCATGGACTGGGGCAATGCACATCACTGGTCACTTAGAGATGGAAATACAACCAGAAATGCCGACAACCAGTGTGCTGGACAGACTTATATTGACCTGGCCATTCTTAAAAAAGATACTGCGCTGATGTCCAATATCAAAGCCACCATTGGCAACATGCTCGCTACTGACAAAATAGACGACTGGTCTTGGGTGGATGCCATTCAGATGGGAATGCCTGTATTTGCCAAACTGGGAAAAATCACGGGAGATCAGAAGTATTACGACCGAATGTGGCAAATGTATCATTATACCAGAAGTGAGCTGAACAAAATCGGACTGTTTGACACGAAAACCGGTTTATGGTGGAGAGACAAAGATTTTATGCCTCCGTACAAGGAACCTAACGGTGAAGACTGTTACTGGAGCCGGGGTAATGGCTGGGTTGCGGCAGCTTTGGTGCGCGTCCTGAACGAGTTGCCCAAAAATGCCCCCCATTATAAGGACTATCTTCAGGACTATATAATGATGATGCACGCCATTTTAAAATATCAGGACCCGAAAGGATATTGGAATGTAAGCCTTGCAGATCCGACACATTTCGGCGGGAAGGAACTTACGGGAACAGCCTTATTTACCTATGCGATGGCCTGGGGCGTAAACAATGGATATCTCAAGAAGGCCAGGTATCTCAAACCCATCAGCCTGGCATGGCAGTCACTGGTCAGCTGTGTTCACCCCAACGGCTTTCTGGGTTATGTTCAGGGAACCGGAAAGGAACCTAAAGACAGCCAGCCAGTCGGCTATGATCATCAACCTGATTTTGAAGATTTTGGACTGGGATGTTTACTCTTAGCCGGTTCTGAACTCTATAAATTAAACTAA
- a CDS encoding family 43 glycosylhydrolase: MNLTNSNLPPLFKFHWIKSISLKCILLFWLAVLVSSIESVYSQIRPIHNDQFWYTGSGAPIYSQGGGIFRFKDPENGKLKYYWYGVHYQQADRYLKDPSRTQRGSSFQSVTCYSSDNLVDWKFEGDVLTKQALSRERLTWVGRLGVAYIKELSKYAMFVQHGRYVLITVADQPNGPFKWYRQINMQPLIGTTNTGDQTVFTDDQTGKSYLIYSYGRGRNRIYVSEIGVKDGKIGLLDCTEVYHGAGREGNCMFKYKGKYYMCASNLYGWDGSYAYYLVADNIRGPYKPTNNMRIMSGAESDYAHVSQTGFFVTIYGSIQQTVVYCGDRWADFAGNGLGYNQWCPLSFYDDQPEFNSLNSWQLDAGTGLWKVAGDNNYIKNGSFEADRRKIPSPVKPVQQQLLGWSSKVIKGSPIKIGDKNSPELNHFNDSIERKTVIGEKSLNISDQVPFERKVSQVIKSTRDVPLKDGSYELSAKVKAGGAFRKLTMYVTVNGKTRAVSIYRPDSTWHTYHVPEIKVDSGQVEVGFYADGAANGWCLVDDVALVRTDK, encoded by the coding sequence ATGAACCTGACTAATTCCAATCTACCCCCATTATTCAAATTTCATTGGATCAAATCTATTTCCTTAAAATGCATCCTTTTATTTTGGCTGGCCGTTTTAGTTTCCTCCATTGAATCAGTCTATAGCCAGATTAGACCTATTCACAATGACCAGTTCTGGTACACTGGCTCGGGCGCTCCCATCTATAGCCAGGGCGGCGGCATTTTCCGTTTTAAGGATCCCGAAAATGGGAAATTGAAATATTACTGGTATGGTGTACATTATCAGCAGGCTGATAGATATCTTAAGGACCCCTCTCGAACACAGCGCGGAAGTAGCTTTCAATCAGTGACCTGTTATAGCTCTGACAATCTGGTTGACTGGAAATTTGAGGGGGATGTATTGACAAAACAGGCTCTAAGCAGAGAAAGGCTGACTTGGGTTGGCAGGCTGGGAGTGGCGTACATCAAAGAACTAAGCAAATATGCGATGTTCGTCCAGCATGGCCGTTATGTACTCATTACAGTAGCTGATCAACCCAATGGCCCATTTAAATGGTACCGGCAAATCAATATGCAGCCACTGATCGGTACGACCAACACCGGGGACCAAACTGTTTTTACAGACGATCAAACCGGAAAATCATATTTAATATACTCTTATGGCCGCGGCAGAAACAGAATTTACGTTTCCGAAATCGGCGTCAAGGACGGAAAGATCGGCCTTTTGGATTGCACGGAGGTCTATCACGGTGCCGGTCGGGAAGGCAATTGTATGTTTAAATATAAAGGCAAATACTACATGTGTGCCTCTAACCTCTATGGGTGGGACGGTTCTTACGCCTATTATCTTGTGGCAGACAATATACGGGGGCCTTACAAACCAACGAACAATATGCGTATTATGTCGGGAGCCGAGTCGGATTACGCGCACGTATCACAAACCGGCTTCTTTGTTACGATTTATGGCAGCATACAGCAAACAGTGGTTTATTGCGGAGACCGCTGGGCTGATTTTGCGGGCAATGGCCTAGGGTACAATCAGTGGTGTCCACTATCGTTTTATGACGATCAGCCAGAGTTTAATTCATTAAATTCATGGCAACTGGATGCGGGCACAGGACTGTGGAAGGTAGCGGGCGACAACAATTATATTAAAAACGGAAGCTTTGAAGCGGACAGGCGAAAAATACCCAGCCCGGTAAAGCCCGTGCAGCAACAGCTACTGGGCTGGAGCAGCAAAGTCATCAAAGGGTCACCGATTAAAATCGGCGATAAAAATTCACCGGAACTGAACCATTTTAACGACAGCATAGAGCGAAAAACCGTTATCGGAGAAAAGAGCCTGAATATCAGTGACCAGGTACCCTTTGAGCGCAAAGTGTCTCAGGTCATTAAATCCACGCGCGACGTTCCACTAAAAGATGGCTCCTACGAGCTATCGGCGAAAGTAAAAGCCGGAGGTGCATTCCGGAAATTAACCATGTATGTAACCGTTAATGGTAAAACCAGGGCAGTTTCGATTTACAGGCCAGACTCAACCTGGCATACCTACCACGTGCCCGAAATAAAGGTCGATTCAGGACAAGTCGAAGTGGGGTTCTACGCTGACGGAGCAGCTAATGGCTGGTGTCTGGTAGACGACGTTGCGCTGGTCAGGACGGATAAATAA